The following proteins come from a genomic window of Candidatus Palauibacter soopunensis:
- the hemG gene encoding protoporphyrinogen oxidase, with the protein MRVGIIGGGITGLALTHALARRGVDSILFEGADDVGGVIRTSRHDGRVVELGPQRTRLSPPVQRLVDELELRGEILKARPGARLFIWARGRLRAVPHRPRGLLTGDLLSPAGRVRAALEPLTRGIRPPESVARYFRRKVGREAYGRLFGPLISATFGSDPETMPAARVLPMLLGPLGVKRSLLAAARRWEPAATAPAFTFRAGMATLPRAIARRHAERIRVSTPVEDIRRSGRRFEIGHAGGCPDSEAVDHVAIATPASAAADLLRNVAPAAADRLAGLRYHRVAVVPLEVESAPEGFGFQVALGERWRTRGVTWNASLFGRDGVCTAYLGGGLDPGVAAWDVARLEQTAADEYEAIHGVAATPIRVARPRLPAYDGSWTALDGLDLPPGITLAAGYTGRLGISSRIAEAESVAEGLAAGA; encoded by the coding sequence CCTCTTCGAGGGGGCCGATGACGTCGGCGGGGTGATCCGCACCTCCCGCCACGACGGCCGGGTCGTCGAACTCGGCCCCCAGCGGACGCGGCTTTCGCCCCCGGTGCAGCGACTCGTCGACGAACTGGAGCTTCGGGGGGAGATTCTGAAGGCGCGGCCCGGAGCGCGGCTGTTCATCTGGGCCCGTGGCCGCCTTAGGGCCGTGCCGCACCGGCCGCGCGGGCTCCTGACGGGCGACCTGCTATCGCCGGCGGGCCGCGTCCGCGCCGCCCTCGAACCCTTGACCCGGGGGATTCGGCCGCCGGAGTCCGTGGCCCGCTATTTCCGCCGCAAGGTCGGGCGCGAGGCGTACGGGCGGCTCTTCGGTCCCCTGATTTCCGCGACCTTCGGATCCGATCCCGAGACGATGCCGGCGGCGCGCGTCCTCCCGATGCTCCTCGGGCCGCTGGGCGTGAAGCGCAGCCTGCTCGCCGCGGCTCGGCGCTGGGAGCCGGCCGCCACCGCGCCCGCCTTCACGTTTCGGGCCGGCATGGCGACCCTCCCGCGCGCGATCGCGCGGCGGCATGCGGAACGGATCCGCGTGTCCACACCGGTCGAGGACATCCGACGCTCCGGTCGGCGATTCGAGATCGGCCACGCGGGCGGGTGCCCGGACTCGGAAGCCGTGGACCACGTGGCGATCGCTACGCCGGCCTCCGCCGCGGCGGATCTTCTGAGGAACGTCGCGCCCGCGGCCGCGGACCGTCTCGCGGGGCTGCGGTACCACCGCGTGGCCGTGGTGCCGCTGGAAGTGGAGAGCGCGCCCGAAGGGTTCGGGTTCCAGGTCGCGCTGGGAGAACGGTGGCGTACGCGCGGGGTGACGTGGAACGCCTCGCTGTTCGGGCGCGACGGCGTCTGCACGGCCTATCTGGGCGGCGGCCTGGACCCTGGTGTGGCCGCATGGGACGTAGCCCGACTCGAGCAGACCGCGGCGGACGAGTACGAGGCGATCCATGGCGTGGCGGCGACCCCGATCCGCGTGGCCCGGCCACGGCTCCCGGCGTATGACGGCTCGTGGACCGCGCTGGATGGACTCGATCTTCCTCCCGGAATCACGCTCGCCGCCGGCTACACCGGACGGCTGGGCATATCGAGTCGGATCGCCGAAGCCGAGTCGGTGGCGGAGGGTCTCGCCGCTGGCGCCTGA